The following nucleotide sequence is from Trifolium pratense cultivar HEN17-A07 linkage group LG2, ARS_RC_1.1, whole genome shotgun sequence.
TTTTCAACACACTTGTCGACTTCGTGATGTacttaataataatttgtgACAGAGCAATACTGATAAAAGCCACACAACTATCATCAACTCACCATTTTGCTCTTCTAAATCAACTTCAACATCTTCTGGTTTTTGTATTCCAACAAGATTTTTGTCCTTGTTCTTCCGTTTTCGGCTAGTAGCAACTTTCACCTTTTTCCCCTTAACAAGCTGCATTCCATGATCCACTGAAACAACCAATTTATTTCAGTAAAAGTTCAACAATGTTGAGCCATACAAAAACATAACATATTTACATACCATCATTGTTTACTGTAACATGTGTCTCAACATCAGCATTTTGTTCCATATTACGGTTTTTCTTCATTTCCCCAGTTTGTATGCCTTTTTTCCCCTTACTTACTTTCGGCATGATAAAAAATCAACCTGTGAATCAAAACATATCAATATAGATTGCATACACACAAGCTTTGTTTAGATAAACAAtctaattaagtgcttataacATAAGCCAGAAGCGTTTATCATATAAGCGCTTATCTATAACAACAAATCCACTAAATTCAAACCAGTGGCGGATCTTGCCCAAAACATTGGGGGGAACGACAAATACTAagtattttttggttttcaaaatGCAAATAATATTACTACAAAATAATATTAGATAAGAAAGAATTACAAAGAGTCAATACAAGACCGAGCCGCAAAAACAACACGACCAAAAACACTTAATCAATAAAGCACCATAATCTGATCGGCCTCTGCAAAAATTATGCAGGTTTTGCACGCAACAAAACACTCCTATAAATTGCACAATATAAACATCAATTACTAATAACGTAAAACACCAAACTAATGACATAGAATATGACCAAAACACAAATTGGCCAATGGCTTGCTGTAATTCAATCCTCAAATATCTCCCTCTTTATAAGTGATGAGACTAACACACTTATTACAGCACCAAAAACATCAATTATTCCAAAACCAAACCTGCAAAACGTTGCAGACTGCTACCACGACAGAAAAACAAAACCTAGGGTTCAAGTTTCCCTAATTTAGCTCTTGATTTTCACCGTATAATACAAGTTTCCCCTAATTTTAGTTTTCTAGGGTTCAATTTCCCCTTAATTTTTAAGCAAGGAACATCGAATAGTTTTTAACCAAAATTGAATtgacaatatttaattaaaccGTAAAGTACAAACAAATTACAAACCTGAAAGGATGCGAATGTGATGTGAGTAGTGTGGTCAAGGATAAAGGAAGAGTTGCAAGCAGGGGAGAGATTGGTCGAGTTCAATGAAACAAGCAGGGAAAGAAGAGTGACCGAGTGTGACAGAAGAAGTGTGGTAATGGTAAGTGGAAAAAcctaaaagttggggatattttagtaattttgtgCATAACCTTGATTCAaactattttttcaaaaaaaaaacaaactattttctctttatggattgatttttttttaacgttCTTTATGGATTGATGACATGTggcaaaacaaattttaaaggCTGAGATTTAAAACTgaataatcaatatttttttgtttaataaaagaaaaaacaaacaagaaaagGAAACACGTTCTCTTCGTCTTCATCAGCTTTTCTACATGGCGGTTCTGTAGATCCGTTTAATGCGGCTTCGTCGGAGGAGAGATCCGGATCCGATTTACTGTCGTTTTGAGGTTTGGTATGGGTGTTGGAGGTTTTGcataagccaaaaaaaaaaaattaaacaaaaaaaaaaggaaataagcCAAAAGtccgtttggcctagctttttttgaacttatgcaaataacttatataattttataataaactacttagacaaacttataataatatataaaaaatacataagttgtttgcataagctctaaataagaggaaaaaaaatcaggTCAAACGATACATAAAATCAATGTCGGTTTggatttaacttattttttagtttataaaaatagttgtttgttaCAAAAAAACTAAGGTAGTTAGAGAGTAGAAATAGAGAAGATGAAAGCTTTGTATTATTCTCTTCGCATGTATGTTTTTACACTATAACATGAGTCTTATTTATAGGATACAAGTGAGCAAGTGAAAGATCAAAGGCCACTTAACAAGTCATCCATTAATGGGAGTTTAGGAACATGGAAGACCAAGAATGGACATCCACTATAActtaattattcataacactcctcATTGTATGTCCATCGAGAATGTGCCTTATTAAAACTTTACTAGAAAAAACACagtgaaaaaaggaaaatgttattaTAGCGAAAAAAATTTCACGAAAGCCTCACGAAAAAAGGCGGCGCTTGAAATAAACTGATCAACATGCTTTTGAATCACCACTACAACTCATAAAGTACATAATACCTTCAATATAACttgattaattataaaaatagtcTCTTTCATGATGAaagtattaatattataatcaaGATGACATGGAAATACACGGATCTCTTATATTAACACCCCTTAAAATTTCAGTTTTGTCCTAAATTAATCTctaaaattttgtgtttttatacTGGGTCCATTTTTAGTATTTAAATATGACCTTCAAATAGTCAGAACTGGTCCTGAGTAgggatattatattatatatgcaggggttATGGTTAAAATTTCGGAcaccccacttattcacctcatGAGTTAAATTTCTAActactaagttttttttttggtacaatccAATTACTaagttacttgacaaaaaaatattaattaaaattagatATCTGGAcatgtagaattgattctggacatgtagaatgaattctgacttgtttggttcctcaaaagtagaattgattctgcctccagaatggattctacttgaagctagaaattgtagcttctcattctagaattgatttttacactcaaattctttgttcaactcacttttgtatgaatatatccaaacataaatcaattctatcaaactcaattctattaaaatcaattatgtcaaactcaattctgtcaaaatcaattctgttcaccgcaaaaccaaacacatactaaatATGTACCAAATTATCACTTATAAACATTGAAAACTACTACACCCCTAACTTAGACCAATTTtctattaaattattaacattCAAAACCAAATTTTggtagtaaaaatatttatttttagtgtGAGGCTGGAAGTGGAAGCATATGAGACATGCACGAGGACACGTTTAATGGCATGCAAGTGGTGTGGTGGCAATTGGCAATCGTTAATTGTCatcatcttttattttaaaataaaaactaaaattataaaactaaATAGTTGCTTTAAGTAATCAAATTGAACAAGTGAATTATCTAATAAAACATGACTTAGTAGTAATTAGTATTTGAGGTAGTGATAAACTGATCGGTAAAAGCACGCTCGTGATATATTCGTGAATTTAGTTTCGCGATATATAGCAATGCTGGTGGGAAAAAATCTAGTGaaagaaaaagagtacaacatatTTTACATGATATCTGTATTAATTTATCCCCCTCAACCATACAATCATCTCTAAGACGACGAAGACCAATAGTTTCAAAAATTCTACTTGGGAGTGACTTTGTGAAAAGCTACCAAATTTTCATAGGAAAAAATTTGTTGAATGCTTATACACTAGTGTAGAAAGAGGATTTCACACCTTTTTTTTGGAGATATTACACCGGTTTTGGTCCGATGTGAACTCAGCTAGTGAGATATGTGCAAAAAATTTATGCCCGTTATAAAAAGGTGTTAAAAGGGTTATATTATActgatttttaattaaaagaggtGTAAAATGCGTATTATTTACACTTAATTACAAGAATTTTACacctatttttaattataatagtTGTAAATTGTGTGTTggttacactattttttttaatgattttacaCCTAATTTATGTAGAATGAATGTAAAATGTGTATCATTTACATTGAATTTCGATACtttacactatttttttaagataactgattgaaatatatactttctttatttatatatataaattctagATATTCATTAAACAAatcattcttaaaaaaaaaataataaaaaaaaatcaaattcttaaataatttgtaccaaaaaaattatacattacACATAagttatgtttatattttgttttcaattccaTTCATATTGTCGTCttttcttcgtttttttttatgattttgttgcTTTAACTTTCAACCACTTGTATTTGACACTCTTGTTGTTTTTTACTCTTTAACCATGTGCAAACAAATTGAGCCATGAGTTGTTGAGTTTTGTCAATTGAATATCTACACATTGAAACAcataatataaattaagaaaCTACCtagtataaataattaattgacTTTTTACcaacaaaagaaatatttattgACTTACATCAATgacaacaaaacaaataatcCGACAATCtaaagatacaaaaaaaaaataatccgACAATCATAATTAGATAAAGTCATGATAGCATTTTTGAATCACTAAAAGAAATAACTTAAATGTCAACAATATAAtgatattcataatttttattcgTGGGAATCTTCAACATCTAAAAATCCTGAAAAAAATTGAGTTATCTAGTTTATAAATAATGTCAAAGCTATGAAATTTACAAAATACAGATACAATTTTCATTCACTACTTTATCACATAGTTTATAATAACTATAGATACAACTTTAATTTACTACCTTTTTTCGATTACCTAAAAGAATTAGTCGAGAATGCCAAAATCCATAACACAAACACAAAATCCTtcaatgaaaaaaagaaaaaaaaaaaaaaaacaacacaattGTTACAAGAAAGAATGCACAGAGAAATCTTAGGGTAAGAACCCTTCTTATGTAGATACAAGGATGAAAAGATAATGATAGAGATTAAGAAAAAGGTTTACCTTTATATTAGAGTAACAAACAAAGAGATAAGAGGGGATGTGGATGGATGAGGGAAGACGGAGAGAGTTGGCGATGTCGGTGGGGGTGTGGTGGTGGAAGAGAGGGTTTATAATTTGAGTGAGATAGAAGGGGTTGGTAGAGAGATAATTtgtttcgtttttttttttcaatgaaaataAAGAAGTTTGTTAGATATATTCCAAATATAACGaagtttgtttctatttttaaggaATAATGTGTAACTTactattaaatttctttttaagcaagttattattaaatataagtcTAGTTTATCttctacaataaaaaaaaagtctagtttatctcacttttttttatataacaaatgTATTATAAATTTTAGGTAAATTGTCTTCCACACTATTATACCTGTTTTTTTAAACATGGTGTCTAATATTACAACATAACTCTTTTACATCTAGTTTTTCTCaccttttttatataacaattatattataaattttaggTGACTAATCTTTTACTATTACACCTGTTTTCTTTAAATGTGGTGTGTAATATTACAACATAACTCTTTTACACTCATTTTCAATAAAACAAGTGTAATATCTCtaattatattcttatttttgcACTAGTGATATCATCATTCTTCGCAGATAAACCATAATTctcttgtatgtgttgaattagTGACATCAATCAAACATATTCTTGACTCGTCTCATGTAATGCTAAGAGTTCTACATGATTTGATGACATTGCTATTATGGTTGTTTCACATATCTCCACGAAATAGTTGTACCTTCCACGTGAAAACATGTAACCTGTTTGTGATCTATTATTGTGAGGATCCGACAAATAACCCGCATCTACACAACATGTGTAATTCTAATTTTggtacttttaaataaataaaatcatattcaTTTTACCTCTTAAAGTAATGAAGTACATGCTTGACTTCGTTCCAATATCTTTGATTTTATTGAtattgtaaataataaaatactataacatatataattattaaaatgcaATAATGTTCTCAACTGAACTAATATATTGTACTTCAAGACCAATTCAAAAACTCATTATTTTCTTGAGGTATGTAATTATCTTTGCTCCATCAAGTGGCATTCTAATACACTACATATACTACATATTATGgttaatgctacggtggaccacattcacaagtggtccatcgtggacaagtgatctaccgaatatgaattttacaaaatttactattggattgaaagtttatatcgtatacatcatccataaattttttaaatttttttgaaaatcatttgatgtgttattgagacccatcaagatttacgttatttaataaaccgttaattttgatgtgtctcaataacatatcaaatgattttcaatttttctaaatttttctatggatgatctatatgatctaaactttcaatccaacgatagattttgtaaaatttgtattcgttataatgttattcgtgactggtccaccatgaaccacttgatgaagtggtccatattaaaatttaccttaTTATATTTGTTCATATCAAATTGTTTTAGTTTCTTGAAACCTCgttaaaatattaagtttgcaACTGCAAACAAACTTTGACCCTCCAACATATAACATTTCAAACTTTTCATTAATCAACAAATTTCAGAAGCTCTTCAGGAATTTTGATCAAATTTATATTATCATCATAAATATCAATTATATATAACAAACTCATACAATAGTTTGAATTATATGTCTCATgaaaattaaatctttaaaGGAGTTTCTTATAATCCTCACTAACAAGTGAGCCATACAATACCTTGTAACATTTTAAAGCGGCCTTTACGCGTTCTTCTTGTACCAAAGTGGCATATACTCGATTCAACGGTGGTAGCGGATCCGTTGCAAGAAGGCTAGAGTGAGTCGTACCATACAATACATCATCTAGTCCCATCAAGAATTGATGTACTTTCTCTTCTTCCCTTTGTTTCTCTAACTTTTCCTTGATAACATTTGCACCCTTCACATGTGCATGTTGGTATCTGTTGGTAATTTCCCAATTCATCCCACAGCCTTGAGTTTTCCATAGTAGTTCACCATGGACATTCCTTCTTGTTTACATTCAGCAAGTTCTGATTTCAGTTGTTAAATCCTTGGCCCGTTTGCAATAGATAATCGCTCTTTAATGTTGTCCCAAAGTTCCTTTGCGTTTTCCATATAGGAAATAGTAGAACGAAGAGAAGCTTCAATGGTGTTTAAGATCCAAGACACCACCATCGATTGGACTGTCCACCAATCCTCTATTTTTGATGAATCTTCTTTTGGCTTCTTTATGGTTCCATCGACGAACCCCCATTTACGTCGTGCACGTAACGAGGTCCTCATAGCCTTTGCCCATTCGTCATAATTTGCACCCTGAAGTTGGACTTGGGTGATTATGCTGCCTGGGTTGTCATTCGAATTCAGATCATACAGAGATGATGTCTTTCTTACCACCTATGTTCTTTCCGTAGATATTTTTCCATCAGAACCTTTACCATCAGAACCTAGCTTTGATGCCATAATAAATTATAGAAGAATTATGTGTTTAGTTCATGTAGCAGAATGCTCAATATGTACACGGTACAACTTCTGTTTCATATCAGAATTCCTAAACAATTGCCTAGTTTATCTCCTTAAACTATGCCTACAATAGCTTGGTCAAAGGTACAATAAATCACCTAATTAATATACCTAATCAATATACAATACAGAATATGACAGTTAACAATACACTGCTCTAATCTATGGCTTTTGCATAGTTGGTCAATTAAAAGACACAACTGCATTCTTAAAATGAAATGGTATCGAGAAAAATTAACCCAAATGATTATACTTTTAATACATTGGTTGATGCTTTATGCAAGGAAGGAAAGGTGCTAGAAGCTAAAAATTTTAGCTATGATGGTCAAACAAGGTATCAAACTAAATGTTGTTACTTATACTTCATTAATGGATGAATATTGCCTAGTTAATGAAGTGAACAACGCCAATGTTATATTCAACACCAAGGCCCAAAGAGGAGTGATACCCGATGTCCATTGCTATAATGTCGTGATTAATGGGTTTTGTAAGATTAAAATGATGGATGAAGCCATGGACCTCTTTGAAGAAATGCAGAGTACGAAGCTTATTCCTAGTACAGTAACTTACAACTctcttattgatggtttgtgcaaATCAGAGAAAATCTCACATGCTTGGGAGCTTCTTGATCAGATGCATGATAGAGGTCAACTTGCCAATGTAATCACTTACAATTCCTTATTGCATGCTTCATGTAAAAACCATCATGTTGGTGAGGCAATTGCATTGGTCAAGAAAATTAAAGACCAAGGCATTCGACCAGATGTGTCACATACAATACACTTATGGATGGACTTTGCAAACAAGGAAGACTTAAGGAAGCACAAGTGATTTTTCAGGAT
It contains:
- the LOC123905116 gene encoding pentatricopeptide repeat-containing protein At3g22470, mitochondrial-like, with amino-acid sequence MVKQGIKLNVVTYTSLMDEYCLVNEVNNANVIFNTKAQRGVIPDVHCYNVVINGFCKIKMMDEAMDLFEEMQSTKLIPSTVTYNSLIDGLCKSEKISHAWELLDQMHDRGQLANVITYNSLLHASCKNHHVGEAIALVKKIKDQGIRPDVSHTIHLWMDFANKEDLRKHK